The Punica granatum isolate Tunisia-2019 chromosome 4, ASM765513v2, whole genome shotgun sequence sequence GACTACTAAGCATATGATAAGTGGTGCAATATCATACGTTGCCATGCCGCTTTTGCAAACCAAAAGGGAATACCATGAATcagatatttatatattgcattcatgttaaattaaatattatttttgttatttattgtTTACAACAAGTGTGTCCTTTGGAGTCGCCACTAATAAGAATGTGACAATTGATAGAATTTCGTGTCAAATCGAAGAAGTTCGTAATAATTAGGTGAGTATTTTAGTTACATATAAAATCTAAGTAGTGTTACAACAtcttaaaattctaaaatatttttcaattgcgTACACAAGTCAGttactttttaaatataaacCTTAAATCAATAATACGAAAAACTAGAGCAAAACTTTTTTAGTATAATGTCCAtattttagataaattttATGATTGACTTGCaataattatttgatattgcaaaaatttagaaataatttattaacaaatattttttacttcttgatttatatggaaatgaaaatttaaattttattgggAGTAACAATTCTTGAGATTAatgtttttgttattttttaatttttattttgctcatttaaataattaggaatatattatttgttgattataatttgtcattttgtcgtctatataaattatttttcacaattacCGTCCCAATACCATCCAATGATTTTGTGCGGGCCTTTTATCTAGTTAAATATTTAGTCGAATGACGAAGCCTGCTAGATTTGATCTATTACGCAAAGGTTCCTAATTGTTACACACCTAACCTATACATAAGACTTAGGCCAACTTTGTAGTCTTTGTTTTGTCTCAAAATTCATGGAGCCCCCAACCTTAATAGTATTATTATCTTAGCCTTCTTTAAGCAATGGATTCTCCTTTTtttggattaaaaaaaattattcagtgtggggaaaaaaaaagaataattagtGCTCGAAACTGCTATGGAGTGCAAACAAGaaacttatttattttaatgtgGATGCTTAATTAAGGGACTGCATTTCGCATTTGAGCTATACAAGATGCTTAATAATGATTAAAAGCCGCGGACTAGACTTGATTATATCGTTAATTAATTGTCATAATGAATATCAATATAGTAGACAAGCACAAGgaaatgaattattatgagcttatatatgtattaatatGTAATTACTAGACAGAGGTAGATCATTTCGCAAGCTCTGATTGAACTATTACTCGGTGCAATTTTTCATCACGAATTGTGATGGAAAATCGTAATGCTTTTGGAATTATAAAGAGTTATCGGGGAAAATAACATCATTATACAAATAGGGAGAATCGGGTCCGTCTTCAAGTAAGTTCTAACATTTTCTCGAGTTTACAAAGGATGATGCTAGTAGAGCAGAGTAGCTACACTTGTGATTTCAATatgatttaattatatatgactttcattatactaaattCACGAGCATCcattataatcgaaaaaaattatatataactttATTAAGAAAACTATTCGAAATTATAACTACTAGAAAAATGTGCTGATTGATTCGACTCGGAAGATCTGCATTTTGTAATGCAAAGCATTTCAGAGTCTGGATAGGCCCATTGAGTTGGACCGTTAAAGTATATTGTCATTTTATCTTTGATGTGATGGGCAGGCCCAGTGAGATCAAGCCCAACCAACTAAAATTATTCTGTGAAGTGTAATAAAGCCTACGAGTAGATTGTATCTACTCATTTTGCACGGTTTCCCTCCGGCCATCTCTTCAACTCATCAGCCTAGCTCAAACTTCATTCATGAAATTACTCGGTGTTCTCAGCTTATTACCCGAGACTTGCCTTGGCCGTGAATACGAGCTTCAAAATTTTAGGTATATACGATAGAATGGTATCATGGAATGCAATAAGCTGAGATTAGATATAAATTGCTATACATTTGATAGAAATGAACGCATTAATGATTAATGCAAAAGGATAGTTCAACCATAAACTCAAAAAGGATGATGATAGAAATTGAATCAACTTGAAATGAATATATCAACTATATAAGAGCtcctccaattttttttataacttatTTCATGAATGATCCGATGGATCTACTTATTCACCGAGGAACCGGGTATCGATCAATGCAATCGCTCCATGGATTATCGTCCTCCAAGCAAGAATCCTTCAGCGACTTCCACACTAGACTCCCGACCTTGAACCCCGTCCCGAAGGCGATCATCCACAGCCTGTCCCCTCTCCTCACCCTCTGTTTCGCCTCCATGTAGGCCAATTCATAGAACACGAGGCTGCTCGATGTGTTCCCAAATCGGTGCAGTGTCATGCGAGCTGGCTCAGTCACTGGTTCGCTGAGCCCGAGGACTCGCCCAACCTGCTCGATCACTGCCTTCCCGCCCGTGTGAACACAGAAGTGCTCGAATGCAGTGGTGAAGTCCGGGACAATGGGCTTCGACCCGAGGGCCCAGGATGAAAGGACCGAGTACGCGTACAGGAAGACCTGCCTTAGTGGGAGGACTCGAGGACCGAGGATCTTGATGTGCTGGCGGAGGTTCCACCCTGCAACCGGGATCAAGTCCTTCGTAAGGGCAATCCCAGTGTTGCCCTTCTCGTCTTCCTCCTGGATGGCGGCTCGATAAGCTCGGTCGTCACTTCCGTCGTTGGTTCTGAGGGAGTGAATAAGTTCCATCTTGGCAGACCGGTGGCATCTCGGGTCATTGGTTATCAGTGCTGCTGCGCAGCCAACACGAAAGATACAGTTTGTGACGAGCATCGAGCGGTTATCCCCGAAATACCTGTTCAAGGAGCAAGAAAGGCCTTCAACTTACgtagacacacacacacacacacacacacacacacacacacacacatatatatatgtatgtgatgactatttgatatatattattgatagGGGAATGAACGTACCAATTCAAGCTGATGCTTTCTATGATGACAACGAGCGCATACTGGGGCTTCCTCTGCTGGTTGCGGAGCAGATGAGCCGCTAAGTCGATTGAGATAACACCAGAGCTGCACCCCATTCCACTCAGGTTATACGTCTTCACGTCGTCTCTCATCTTGTAGCGATTCACCACGAATGATGAGAGGGACGGGGACGGCGAGAACCCTCCGCACGTCACTACCACCAGGTCAATCTGATTCGGGCTTATCCCAGTCTTGAGCAGGAGCGGGTCCACGGCCCCTATGATACCTTCTCGAGCCTCCTCCACCGCAGAGTCGAACCTTGCACGGTGGTCCCCACAGCTGTCCGGGTCAAAAACGAAGGGCGGGCCGTAAGTCTCCTCCCCGAGGCCCGACTTGGAGAATATCCTTTGCATGAACGCCACGCTCTCGGGGGAGAAGAGGCCACTGCGGCGCACGAACCGTTCGGAGGCCTCAAGTGTGCATTTGCGGTCCGGGATGGGCTTGAAGCATGAGTAGTCGAGGAGGTAGATGCGCGGGTGGGAGCAGTGACGGCGAAGGAGGAGGTAGAGGAGAGGCAGGGTTACCATCGCaaaggagagggagagggacgGGGAAGCGGTGAGGAGGTGGATGAGGCGGCTGGTGGCGGGGGCGGAGAGGAGGGTGTGGAGGAGGAGGGCGGCGGTGAGGAAGGCGGCGACGGTGGCTTGGAGGATTTGAATAATGCGTTTGAGCGGCTTCATTGTACGTATTGCataaatagatagatatacTGTAGAAGTAGACTTTCTATTCAAATAATTCAATAGATAATTGAAACTGACTTGACGAAGGGttccttttataagcaatggAAGAGACTCATTGGGCAACGCTATCACACCTTCCGGCTATGTCCTCATCTCCCTTTTCTAATTAATATTAACTTTGTTGATTCAACTAATTTGACGTTTGTTCCCTTCAAATAAAATCTCAAGTTTGAGTCatatgaatagagaaaattcataatttgaaAGAATTTTATGCATAGGTAGGTTGAATAGACTAGAATATGAATTAGGCGGGAGTGGGATCCATTAGACTTCATTATGGATACTAAGCTGTTGTAtgtaaaaaagaataataataacacaCTCTAATAATAATCAAGGCCGTTcattaaaacaaataaataaaatcctccctttttctctctttttcatttttacccAAAAGGAAGGTAAAAAAGGTACTAAAAAGATTTATTGCATGGGGGATCTCGGTGGCTGGGGCAGCAGCATTGATCTCCAATTTGGAATCATAAGGTTTTCAACGAGGGTTCAATTCAACCCTTATACATCATTTGGGTattgtatattatttttttcctaattctAGCCTTTTCAAGTCCAAGAGCTTTTCTTGTTATAATTGGAACTAATAAAAGGTTATGAAATTGGCTTGTACCAGCCAAAGCTAATACAGACTACGGAGATATATACGGATGATCGATCAAAGAAACAATACTTATAGAAGAGTTCTAGTTGCATTCGATCGACACATGTACGATGAGAGATATGACCGATTCGGTCATATTAAGAAAACTAAGTTCTTCGATAAAGACGAACATATATGGCTTACATAAGGGAGTTAGACGGAGGGGAATtgaagagaaggaaagagtGTGGTGAGTTGGGGTTGGAAGTGATGTTGATATGGAATTAACTAtgcttcctttttttcttttcatttgggCTGTACGATCAGGAGGGACTCGTGACATGGCACTTTGTGTTCTTGTCGTTATAAAGCATCACTTATCGATCTAGAAAATTGAACGGTTCAAAAGTTAATTCTATGGGATTAAATGACCATGCATACGTGTACATGAAAAATATGGAAATTAACTGGCAGTggccaaaaaaggaaaatcattACCGTATGCATGTTTATGTTGCTGTTCATTAATGCACACTTCCTACCGGTGCATGCGTGACGAGGCAATGAGCTGTACGTAGATCCATTCGGCTCATCAGAGCTGGAAGGTCTAggttaaatttaaattaaatggaaGTCATTGAACTTACGACTGTCAAACGGTGCAGAACGAAAAAATATGTACAGGTTTGCATAATAATTCGCTTCATTCAACCTGGATTGGCTGAATATCGTGGGCGCTGTCGGAGGTATTTAACtaggggaagagagagagagagagagagagagagagagagagagagagagacttcATTCAACCGGGATTGGCTGAATATCGTGGGCGCTGTCGGAGGTATTTAACTaggggaagagagaggggaggggagggaggGATACTATATTTGCCATTTTTCTAAGGTGGTCTTAGGGAGTGTGTTGGCAGTTGATGAAATTGAATTCTGGTGCCATTTTTCAATGCCTAGGGAGATAAGGCAATTAACTGTTACTCAGCTCATTGGATTGCACGCAGTCAGAACACAATATATGGACACTCAGCCATCCGTGTCGACTTCTGTATTTCACTTCTCGACCCTCGACTTCATCCACCGATTTTCAAAAACTGATCATATTATGGGTGATTCATGCTGGCTCTCCGACCTAATTTACATGGCGGAATGCGATGGAGAGATTCAGTTCATTTGAAAAGATTCTATAACTATTGCTTTATGTAAGGCCCAGCTGCTTCCTGGAAAATTGGATATAACTTTTTGTATGGTGTCATCAATTGATTTGTAAGACAGTCATTCGAGTAGTGACGAATCGGTATGATATATAGACGTTTAAGTGCATCAGCCCGCCAAAGGAGACGTACGTGGTAGTGTTGTGATGGAATGACTCCACTTCACAACTATAACGCCTAAAGTGGGCTATCTTTTAATGctataattatcaaaaaaaagaaaaaaaaagtgtaataTAATGGAACACGCTCTCGTTTGTTGTTCTATAAGTTGCAAGTTCGATACCTAGTGAGATTACCCGTgttcctttattagttatttaaatttttttattgtattagacTTTAACCCTtatttgtaactgaaataattATCTCTCGTagcttttttttcggtaagaTAGGAAGGCCCATTATCTCTCATGTACCTTTTGCTTGTAGCTAGCATCAACTCATTCACTAACTCCATGTCCATATATAGGAAGTCCAAGGAAACTATGCGCCTAAACTTCCCTATAATATTGGATGACCTCTTTCTACACCCTCACAACACCTCCCTCTTTGGTGATTGAGCTACGGGGTATCAATCGagccatttttcttctttcaaaTGCTACGGGATAATATAGATCTATCTCAGTGAATCCCCTTAGTCAAGTGTGGATGATTTGTCTTATAATTGATTTTCGTGTTGAGGTGAATTAATTAAGACACGCAAATTTGCTCCGGCATCTCCTCTTTGTatgtttcaaaaaattaaacttaTATTCTTAAATTATATTGGACTTACACGGGCTTAGACTCAACTTTCAACTtaaaagctcgagctgataAGTCGTGAGATCCAATCCCATATAaaccattttattttcttttagtttttcgatgtgggattaacttTTTCCCAAATAACTTTATATTCCCAACACTCGCTCTCACGTGATATCGTGTGGTCTTTCTCATGATTTGCCTACATGGGCCACGTGAACCTTAACCATCCCACCCTCAACAACTTATCTCGAGCCGGTCTCTCATCTCTTCCGGACTCGGGCCTTAACTGCCTCGAGGTGGGCTACttcttccacactcgggcGAGGGGGATCAACTACTATGAGCTGGGCTTCTACTTCCGATCTCAGACTTCACCGGCTTGGTGTGGGCTATTGTGCATACGCGTCCCCAGGATCATTACCAtgcgctctgataccaattggataaatttttaaataaaattggcCTAATTCTGACTCGAGCCCATATGCaatccaaaagcttaagccaatgggttactggacttttatcttttataaatttttcttatattttccttttaaccGGTGTGGGATATTTTGTCCTCTCACATGTATCATTGACACCGAGAAATCTATAGAAAAATcactaaaaaaattgagaattgaAGGAGAAACCCTAATGtaataataactaaaaaaatgtGCCTCAGGGTTAGGCCTTGGAACATGCTGACTCAGAGGAAACCCTAATGTAATAATAACCACGTGCTACATATTTCACTTTTACCCACTTGCCTATCTTTAACTTATCTATCCAAttatttcatgaaattaaatGTCCCTTCTAGTCATTCcgatgagagagagaaattaaatGTTTTTGCACAAAAAGGAAATTATATGCTCGCATAGATTTGCCTTTTTATAGGAATCTCATCATTAGttaatgagaaaatattaaagaaaatgaaaataacatTGGGCCGAGTCCATCTCTTACAAGTAGAAAAGGTGGGAACCGAACGATGTTAATGGACCCAATATATTCCCGAGCGGAGGCCCACGGGGCAACATTTGGGGCTGAAAGAAGGAACCACTCGATGAACCGCAACGAACCTCTCGAGTTTGTACACCTGCTTAAGAACTCGCCAATTAAACGAAATGTCAAACCGAAGATTAGTCGTTGATCCTGTGGCTGTGGGTTTCCATATCCAAGGTTATACGAATGCCGGTAGTTTCTTCGACCCGAGATAATTAACCTGTAAACATAACCTGTAGGGCTGTTCTAGACTCACCGAACCAACTCTCACAACTTTTCCTGACACTCTAAGCGGATCACAGCCTTCAGCACAAGAATTGATCCACCGTTGGATCCCGATCGCCGGACATTCAAAGATTTATTTTATCGGAATTCCTAAAAATAAATGTCACCCAAATGATGGAGTAGGGACGTTGACCCAAGAAATGGCTAACATTATTAATTACAAAGAAGatcattatattaaattattaataatgatgatgaatcgatgatgatgatgtgcAGGAGTCATTGAGATAGCAAAAAATTAATGGGGATGTCTGCAAAATGTCAATAAGGGGGTTGGAGCAAACGTAAATAATTAGCATGTCCACCAATAACTGGAGGATTGGTGGGTAAGTGCGACAAAAACGACGCCGCAGCTTCCCgataatcaaatttaatatgCAAAGACTATTTAAGGCTTTCTGAGATCGATCCcctaaattattattattattattatatgctcaatgtttgtttatttactagGAAATGATCATTTGAGCACTATCTTATCTGtcattaaaattaatgatctACTCATTTTCCCCCTCtctatttattaattcatttcttAGCTCATCCattgaaaatgatgaaaataaataaataagtggTCGTATGGAAAATGAAATAGCCCAATGAATTGATGTGGAACAGACTAGAAAC is a genomic window containing:
- the LOC116202985 gene encoding 3-ketoacyl-CoA synthase 1-like produces the protein MKPLKRIIQILQATVAAFLTAALLLHTLLSAPATSRLIHLLTASPSLSLSFAMVTLPLLYLLLRRHCSHPRIYLLDYSCFKPIPDRKCTLEASERFVRRSGLFSPESVAFMQRIFSKSGLGEETYGPPFVFDPDSCGDHRARFDSAVEEAREGIIGAVDPLLLKTGISPNQIDLVVVTCGGFSPSPSLSSFVVNRYKMRDDVKTYNLSGMGCSSGVISIDLAAHLLRNQQRKPQYALVVIIESISLNWYFGDNRSMLVTNCIFRVGCAAALITNDPRCHRSAKMELIHSLRTNDGSDDRAYRAAIQEEDEKGNTGIALTKDLIPVAGWNLRQHIKILGPRVLPLRQVFLYAYSVLSSWALGSKPIVPDFTTAFEHFCVHTGGKAVIEQVGRVLGLSEPVTEPARMTLHRFGNTSSSLVFYELAYMEAKQRVRRGDRLWMIAFGTGFKVGSLVWKSLKDSCLEDDNPWSDCIDRYPVPR